ATGATGGAAGAGTGCAGCCCCATTCGAGGAGAGTGCCGAATAGCATCTGCATTAatcagcccagggcctgggtgcTTAAAAGAGCAGGAGGTCTGGCAGGAGCAGACTGCTGGGTGGAAGAGGCAGCTCCTCTCTCGGGCAGGTGCATCCCCTCACAAGCCACCGGTGGGATTAAGCAGCAGTGGGTTAATTGTTGACCCGTTAGTTATGTCAGGGCTGTGATGGATGCACAGGACACAGTGATTTGCTGCCCTGTAAAATGAGAAGAGACTCTCTCAAGTGGGAAACCAGCTTTTCCCGGGAGGCCTCAATGAAATCGGACCCCGCTCAGGCTGGCGTCATGGGATTAAAGGTGAAACCTCCTGGCTGTACAGTCTATTAGGAGTGGGGCTCACTGGGGATTTGGCAAAATCCCTGTCGCCTGCAGGCATCTAAAATAAGAGTGAATTAAGGAAGAGGGTAAGAGCTCCCTTGCTGCCCCATCAAGTTAAAGACCAAGTTCCCCCATGTCCCATCTTTGTTGAACCTCTCATGTTCCATGACCTTCCCCACATGTtttgtttcccattttttttgggCAATGAAGGTCAGCATTTTGAGGAGCTTCAGGGTCATACATGCTTTGTAGGCAAGATGAAGTGGGAAAGCCCCTTCAGCCCAGCCAGAATACTTCAGCACTCAGAAGAGACCCCCGAGCTTGTCCTGCTGTGGACAGAGCATGGGGGTTGGGACAAAGGACAGCCTGTCAGAAATAGTCCTTCACTGTCACTGGTGTGCCCTGAAAATAGTCCCTGAGCTAGGCTTGGCTTAACCCTTCCCAACCCTGCTGATCAAAAATAGCCTTGCAGAGCATGTGTGACCTCTTTGGGGGGCATTTGTCATGTGCCTTGACTCTTTGGGACTTGGGATGAGTTGCTGTGACGTCAGGCTCAGCCTGGGACCTGGCAGGGGAGTTTCCTATGAGAAAGGTTGCTAAATGATTCAAACCTGGAGCTTACCTGGCATTTTATACAGCCAatgtgcagggagctgcatgCCCACCTGGAGGTCTGCTCACCTCCACCTGCCTGTAGAGTCATTGAGGGTGGAGAAGATCTCTAAGATCATTTAATGAAGCAGTGCCATGTTCATCACTAAGCCATgtcctaagtgccacatccacacactttttgaacacttccaagaaTGGTGACTCTTATCACTTCCctaggcagcctgttcctgacCAACTTTTCTGTGAAGCAATTTTTCCAATTATCCAGTCTCAGAGATAAGACTGTTGTGGTAGGAAGAAGCCTGCTCATGGGGAACAATGGAGATGGACTGATCAGgatatgttttaaattaaaattagataAATAAGGTGGAGAGAATCAAAGAGGTCCTTCAGTAGGGATAGAGGAAATGAAACCTGAATGGATTGTGAGTTTGTAGGGTGTAGGAATGAGACTAAGTGAGATGGTGCCTTCACAGTGGTTGGGCTGGAGGTGGTCTGCACACTCAGGAGAGGGTGGAAGGAGGCGGCAGAGGCCATTCTCCCACCTGGGCAGTGCAGTCCCTGCAGAGCATTTTCCCACAGGGAGCATTCATGTCTCCTCTTCCCCCTTGTCTTCCAGGTCTCAAAACTGGAGGTGGCTCTTCAGGTGGCTCagggaacaccttccactacacctTCCATGGAGACCCCCATGCCACCTTCGCATCCTTCTTCGGAGGCTCCAACCCTTTTGACATCTTCTTCGCCAGCAGCCGCTCCCGGATGTTCAATGGCTTTGACCAGGAAGACATGGATATGGATGATGACGACGACCCTTTCAGTGCCTTTGGCCGGTTTGGCTTCAACGGCATTAATGGGGTTCACCGGCGGCACCAGGAGTCCCTGCACACGCGGAGGAAGGTCCAGGACCCACCTGTCATCCACGAGCTCAAGGTGTCCCTGGAAGAGATCTACCACGGATCCACCAAGAGGATGAAGATCACTCGCAGAAGGCTCAACGCTGATGGCCGGACCATGCGGACTGAGGACAAGATCCTAAACATTGTCATCAAACGGGGTTGGAAGGAGGGAACCAAAATCACCTTCCCCAAAGAAGGGGATGCCACTCCAGACAACATCCCTGCAGACATCGTCTTCATCCTCAAGGACAAGCCTCACTCGCACTTCAAGAGGGACGGGACAAACGTGATCTACACGGCAAACATCAGTCTTAAAGAGGTGGGTACAGGTGGTAAATCCCATGGGATGTGGGGTGGCACTGGTTCATGGCCTTTGGGGCCAAAATGGGAGGCAGTCCTTCTCCTGCTATGGATAGGAAAGACCAGGTAGGTCGCAAGACAACAGCTGCAGAGGCCAACTTGGTCTTGGCTTTGGAGGTGTTTGACTTCCATGCCAGGTGTGGGACACTGATGCTGCGGTCCCTGCGGAACACACCTCACTTCTTGAGCCAATTCAGGTGGCTCATTTCATCCATTTCCTCCCTTCTTCATATGTCTTGTTCTTCTATTTTAGCATAGGATATTCACATGTGGAACAAAGGGCACATTCTCTGTAGGAGTAAGAGGAAACCCAGGTTGGGTGGCATCAGTGtgattcctgcttttcctgtagCTGAGCCTGCTGTGGCTTAGTTACTGCCTAGGGTTGCACCAGGTGCCTCTTCCCATGCGCCGAGAGCAGGGTGACATGGAGGAAAGTGATCTCTTGCCCTCCCTGAGCAGTGCTTTAGCTGTTTTCCTTGATTCTGGCTTTCCTAGATGAGGAACCAAACAAATTAAATACCCAGGCAATGAGTAAAACTCAACACTTCCAGGCTGCCAGTCCTGGAGGTCACGGCAGGGCTACATGGATGCAACAGATCATCCAGCAATCTGCACGAaggtgggagaggaaaaggaagattaCCTCAGTACAAGATGTGCTGTTCGCCACTGCTGCTGTAAAACtaccttttaataaatcccagctggcagctgcatTTAACGTTGACATTTTTGGCAGCTGCCATTTGCTGTTCCTTTCAGACGGTAGACGCTGTCTGTCTTCTTAatgagctgatttttttttttccttcccgAAGGCAGATTTATGTTCTCAAATGCATTGAATAGAAATAAGCTCAATGGGCCAGACCTGAGGCAGGAAAACGTGATCTTGTGAAGTGTGCCAGGAAGTCAGGAGGGCTCTGTGATGGCTCTGCatcccagctcaggctgtgacCTGAGTGTACAtgggccaggcagagctgggcactccTGCAGCAACCTCAGCTCCACTGATGTTGCAGACTCAGGAGTTTCCCTCACAGTGCAAAGTGCAGAGGTTTATTCCTGCAGTAGCTGGTTCTCCTGGATCTCAACTCCAGAAATACtcccaaaaataaaagggagagaCTGCCTTATTTATGGAGCAGCACATGCCGTATCTCAGATATTTCCTTCTGTTCATTCCTTTTATCTGACCTGGCTGGGCTGATGCCCAGACCATGTTAGCCCAAGTCTGTGCACTGGTCAGGGTGGAGGGACTCCTGCCTGGAGTTGACTTTTTGAGCAGTAACTGGAGAAATGGGCTCGAGAAGTGCGCCAGAAGTGTTGGACACCTGTGACCTCCATGAGCAAGGCTTGCTTGCTGGTGGTAGATTTGCACAACTCAgacacaaaacagaaaatttatgGTCCAGGCAATTCCTTATCTCTCTCAGCTGGAATTTCTGATCTCTGACCTCCCCCAGTACAAACCCAACAGGCTGGACATCCTCATGGGGCTGCTGGTCTGGCTGACTGtcatccccagcctgctgcttgCCAGGACAGTGTGATACTCTGCTGCGTTTGTCTTCCAGGAAAAGAAGTTCCTTAAGTGCTCTGGAGCGTGAGCAGATACTGGGAGCTCTCCAATTCTGTATGCTACCACCTCAGTATGTGACAGAGCACAACTTCTCCATCTCCTCAGCCTCTGGCTGTAGCCTTAGGTGTCTTCTTGTACCTTCTGCCTTGAAAGGCTGCCTCTTCTAGCCTGAGTTTTAgtctctgccactgccatgaGAGAACATAGTGCCATCAGGAGAGCTGGCAGGTGATGGGTACTGGAGGGCCTTCCCAGCCCTTgagtcctggccctgctgggtgcctggctggggcagtgcaggCGTTTTGCCACCTGTctgctgcagaatcacagatGTAGGAGTGCTTTTCCGGGGACTCATTGTCTTCCTTCCTAAAATCAGAGGC
This genomic window from Zonotrichia leucophrys gambelii isolate GWCS_2022_RI chromosome Z, RI_Zleu_2.0, whole genome shotgun sequence contains:
- the DNAJB5 gene encoding dnaJ homolog subfamily B member 5 isoform X3 yields the protein MGKDYYKILGIQSGANEDEIKKAYRKMALKYHPDKNKDPNAEEKFKEIAEAYDVLSDPKKRAVYDQYGEEGLKTGGGSSGGSGNTFHYTFHGDPHATFASFFGGSNPFDIFFASSRSRMFNGFDQEDMDMDDDDDPFSAFGRFGFNGINGVHRRHQESLHTRRKVQDPPVIHELKVSLEEIYHGSTKRMKITRRRLNADGRTMRTEDKILNIVIKRGWKEGTKITFPKEGDATPDNIPADIVFILKDKPHSHFKRDGTNVIYTANISLKEALCGCTVNIPTIDGRVIPLPCNDIIKPGTVKRLRGEGLPFPKAPSQRGDLIVEFKIRFPDRIAPQTRQILKQHLPCS
- the DNAJB5 gene encoding dnaJ homolog subfamily B member 5 isoform X1; protein product: MFKIKLEPLKMTAWTMNVFVKFRNKYSAPSSVAIMGKDYYKILGIQSGANEDEIKKAYRKMALKYHPDKNKDPNAEEKFKEIAEAYDVLSDPKKRAVYDQYGEEGLKTGGGSSGGSGNTFHYTFHGDPHATFASFFGGSNPFDIFFASSRSRMFNGFDQEDMDMDDDDDPFSAFGRFGFNGINGVHRRHQESLHTRRKVQDPPVIHELKVSLEEIYHGSTKRMKITRRRLNADGRTMRTEDKILNIVIKRGWKEGTKITFPKEGDATPDNIPADIVFILKDKPHSHFKRDGTNVIYTANISLKEALCGCTVNIPTIDGRVIPLPCNDIIKPGTVKRLRGEGLPFPKAPSQRGDLIVEFKIRFPDRIAPQTRQILKQHLPCS
- the DNAJB5 gene encoding dnaJ homolog subfamily B member 5 isoform X2, encoding MPAILLFWSRAERNKYSAPSSVAIMGKDYYKILGIQSGANEDEIKKAYRKMALKYHPDKNKDPNAEEKFKEIAEAYDVLSDPKKRAVYDQYGEEGLKTGGGSSGGSGNTFHYTFHGDPHATFASFFGGSNPFDIFFASSRSRMFNGFDQEDMDMDDDDDPFSAFGRFGFNGINGVHRRHQESLHTRRKVQDPPVIHELKVSLEEIYHGSTKRMKITRRRLNADGRTMRTEDKILNIVIKRGWKEGTKITFPKEGDATPDNIPADIVFILKDKPHSHFKRDGTNVIYTANISLKEALCGCTVNIPTIDGRVIPLPCNDIIKPGTVKRLRGEGLPFPKAPSQRGDLIVEFKIRFPDRIAPQTRQILKQHLPCS